A stretch of DNA from Desulfomicrobium apsheronum:
GGCCGACCAGAAAAAAGAGACCTCGTGGACGGCTGAAGAGGGCCTGTTTGAGCATTGGCTGAAGCCGGTTTTGGGTGACGTGATGATCAAGGATATCGACGCTGACCAGTGGGATCGGCTTATGGGCGTGCTGGTGGACGCGGGCCTTGCTCCCAGAACTCGACAATACGCGGCGCTCGTGCTCAGGCAGGTTTTGAGCTTCGCCTATTCCCGCAAGCTGGTCCCCAGTCCCCCGCCCCAAGCCCGTGACGTTGGGGCGACCTTAGGCAAAGGTGGCAATCGCAGGACGCGAGTTTTGACCGGCCAGGAGTTGCAAGAGATCCTCTCCATTCTGTCCGAACGCGACCAGAACGCCTACGCGATCACATTGTTCGCCGCCATGACTGGGTGCAGGTTTGGCGAGGCCGCCGGGCTGGAATGGAAGGACGTTGACCTGGGCGCGGGTGAGGCCCTGTTCAGGAACACGAAGAACGGGACAGACCGGACCATTCCCTTGCCAGACAACCTGGTGGCCTTTCTGAGCGACCTACGCAGTCAGGGCCGCCTTGCCGGGCCTGTGTTCCTGAACGGTGCCGGGAAGCCCTACACGCAACCGCCACAACCATTCCGGGACACCGTGGCGGACTTGGGCTTGAACGAAGGCCGGGGCAAGCGTGACCGCGTTTGTTTTCATACGCTGAGGCACACGGCGGCAACGCGGCTTGCCAAGGCTGGCACGTCAATGCCTGACCTGCAAAAACTTTGCGGGTGGTCCTCCCCGGTCATGGCCTTGAGGTATGCCAAGGGCGAGACC
This window harbors:
- a CDS encoding tyrosine-type recombinase/integrase, coding for MAVKWIPTGEKGIRYYEHPTRKHGVGRDRYFSIRYTLGGKTREEGLGWWSEGWNLERAIAERSKLKEAHRTGQGPATLEEKREQATQAKADAERQRKLEESRNVTLADYWPVYLTVAKLLKADQKKETSWTAEEGLFEHWLKPVLGDVMIKDIDADQWDRLMGVLVDAGLAPRTRQYAALVLRQVLSFAYSRKLVPSPPPQARDVGATLGKGGNRRTRVLTGQELQEILSILSERDQNAYAITLFAAMTGCRFGEAAGLEWKDVDLGAGEALFRNTKNGTDRTIPLPDNLVAFLSDLRSQGRLAGPVFLNGAGKPYTQPPQPFRDTVADLGLNEGRGKRDRVCFHTLRHTAATRLAKAGTSMPDLQKLCGWSSPVMALRYAKGETDTMRRALGGLSDELFKPSRVVNLKGE